In the genome of Pseudomonadota bacterium, the window TTTTGGCGGGAGACGATGAAGGCACGTTGTTTCTGCCGCGGGTCAATCGTCTCAGTTGTCGTCAGCACTGGCTTGCCTTCGCGGTTGAGCCCCGAGGGCGGCTGATTCTGGACCGGGGCGCGGTCCGGGCCTTGCTGGAACAGGGGACGAGCCTGCTGCCTTCCGGGATTAAGCTGGTCGAGGGTGATTTCGGGGTCGGGGATCCGGTTTCCTGTCTCGATCCTGAGGCTAAGGAAATCGCCCGCGGGCTCGTGACCTACAGCGCGGTCGATATTCGCAAGATCGCCGGCCGCCACTCACGCGAAATTTTTGCCTGTCTTGGTTATGACGCCGGCTCCGAAGTTATTCATCGTGATAACCTGGCGCTCTTGTAATCTTTTAAAAAAAGTTAACTCCGGCAAGGTTGTGATGAACTTTTCGGATGGTTGTTCGGAAAGGTCCGGAAGGTAAGGTGAAAGATGATGGATTTAGCTCAGGCAATTAAACAGCTGGCCCGGCAGACCAAGGCCGCTGCGCGGGTGCTGGCCTCCGCCTCGACGGTGGAAAAAGACAAGGCCCTGCGGGCTATGGCCCGCGCCCTGCGCGCACAAAAGGCCTTTCTTCAGGAGCAAAATCAGCTTGATCTGGAAGGCGCCCGGGCCCATGGGTTGAGCCCGGCGATGCTTGATCGTCTGACCTTGAGTGACCCGGTGATTGAAGGTATGGCGGTCGGACTGGAGGAGGTCGCGGCTTTTCCCGATCCGGTGGGTGAGATCGTTCGCATGTGGCGGCGGCCCAATCAACTGCTCGTCGGGAAAATGAGGATTCCGTTGGGGGTGGTCGGCATGATTTATGAGTCTCGCCCCAATGTCACGGCGGATGCCACCGGACTCTGTCTTAAGTCCGGTAACGGCGTTATCCTGCGAGGAGGCTCAGAAGCCTTCAATTCCAACCTGGCGGTGCTCAGGGTTCTGCACGAAGCCTTGCGCGGTACCGCGATTCCGCCGGAAGCGATTCAGGTTGTCCCGTTTGTTGAACGGCAGGCCATCAATCATCTTCTGGAATGCGAGGAGGAGATTGATTTGATCATTCCCCGGGGAGGTGAGGGGCTGATTCGTTTTGTCGTCGAACATTCCCGGATTCCGGTGATTAAGCATTACAAAGGCGTTTGCCATATTTATGTCGATGCCGGCGCCGATCTGGAAATGGCCCGAAAAATCGTGGTCAATGCCAAGGTGCAGCGGCCCGGGGTCTGTAATGCCGCGGAAACTATTCTGGTACACAAGGAGGTTGCGGCCGCTTTTCTGCCGCTGATGGTCGCCGATCTCAAAGCCGAGCAGGTTGAGATTAGGGGCTGTCCGAAAACCCTGGCCCTGGTTTCCGATCTGGTTCCGGCCGAGGAGGCCGACTGGGGCGCCGAATATCTTGCTCTTGTGGTGGCCGTGCGGGTGGTCGATGATTTTGAGGAGGCGCTTGCCCATATCGCCGTATACGCTTCCGATCATACGGAAACCATCATTACTTCAGACTATCAGCGTTCCCAGGAGTTCTTGCGCCGGGTTAATTCCTCGGTGGTCATGATTAACGCCTCGACGCGGTTTTCCGATGGCGGCCAGATGGGCCTGGGCGCTGAAATAGGTATCAGCACCACCCGACTGCACGCCTACGGGCCGATGGGGCTTGAGGGCTTGACGACTACTAAATATATCATTTATGGCAGCGGTCAAATCAGAGAATAAACGAATCGGGATCTTTGGGGGAACCTATAACCCGGTTCATCATGGTCACTTGCGGGCCGCGGAAGAGGTGCGCCAGGCCTTCGTCCTGGATAAGGTCTACCTGGTTCCTTCAGGGCGTCCGCCGCATAAAATCGATGCCGGGGTGGCTTCGGCCGAGGAACGTCTGGCCATGGTGCGGCGTGCGCGGCGCGGCAATCCTTTTCTTGCCTGCAGCGCTTTTGAATGCCGTCGTGGTGAAACTTCCTATTCGGTGGCGACAATTGAGTATTTTCAGCGCCGTTTCCCTGCGGCCGAGCTTTTTTTTATCATCGGCTGGGATGCCTGGAACGAAATCGGAACCTGGTACGCTTTTCCCGGCTTTTTCGCGCAGGCTAATTTTGTTGTTATCTCCCGGCAGGGCCGGCAGCCCTGGCTTGAGGCCGGTCGGGACGCACTTTTTCCGTTTGCGCTGGAGAACGAATTTTGCTATGAGAAGGAGTCCACTTATCGGCATGTCTCGGGCCGCGGGCTTTATTTCATGGAGGTTACCAGACTGGATATTTCTTCCAGTCTGGTTCGCGGCGAAGCCGCAGCCGGAAGGTCTTTGCGCTATCTGGTGCCGGCGGCGGTGGCCAGTTACATTTTAAAAAACAGGATATATTTTGATGACTGATGAACGGGGCGGTGCTTTTTCAGGTGGTGACGACAAAATTTCTTTGATCAGGCGTTTTTTGGAGGAGAAAAAAGCCGAAGACCTGGTGGTACTGAATTTAAAGAGGCTTTCCTCGGTAACCGATACCCTGGTGATTGCCGGCGGCAGTTCGGACCGGCAGGTGCAGGCCATCAGTGAACATCTGGCCCAGGAAATGAAAAAACTGGGTTACCATCTTCTGGGTAACGAGGGCCTGCAGGGTGGTCGCTGGGCCTTGCTGGATTATGGTGACGTGATTGTGCATGTCTTTTACAATGAGCTGCGGCGGCATTATGATCTCGAAGGTCTCTGGCGTGACGCCCCGGTAATTGTCGATCAACGCCGGGAGGAAGTCCGGCCTTAATGCGTTTGCTGCTGTTGCTGGCCGGCAAAACCAGGCATGCGGCTTATCAGCAGGAAATGGCTGAGTATCAGCGCCGTTTAAATCGCTATCTGCCCTGTGAAATCAGGGAGTTTAAAGAGGAAAAACCGGGTCGGTCTGAGACCCCGGCGGCTTATCGCCGGCGGCAGGCGCCGCGGTTGTTGGAGGAGTTCAGAAAACCGGCCGGCTTGAAACTGTTGCTGGATGAACGCGGGCCTCGGCGCGACAGTCTTGAATTCTCTGCTTTTCTGGAGCAGGCGCTGGCTGGCGGTCAGCAGCAGCTGGTTTTCTTTTGCGGCGGTCCTTTTGGTTATGACCCGAGTTTACGTCGGGAGGCGGATTACCTGATTTCCCTGTCTCCCTTGACCTTTCCGCATGAACTGGCTCGTCTTTTACTCTGCGAGCAGCTGTATCGGGCGCTGACGATTATCAGGAATGAACCTTATCATTACTGATAATTTCGCAATAAATTACCTTGACGTGCATTCAACCTCGGGCCTTTTGTTTTCAGGTGCTGTTTTATGATTTACCGAATAATTCTTTTCGGCGGTTTGCTGGTGCTTCTCGGAGCCGCGTATCTGATCTACCTGAATCCCACTGAAACCTCCATCGCCCTGACGCATGGTTTCAGCATTGACGGGACCATGCCCTTTTTTCTGCTATTGGCAATAGTTGCCGGGGCTTTCGCCAGTGGCATATTCTTTTCCCTGTTGGCGGTCCGCCGTCAGATCAGCATTTTTTTTCTCGCCCGGCGCCTGCGGCGGATTGAAAATGCCCGTCAGGCTCTGCTTGAAGGCGTGGAAGCCGGTTTCAAGGGGGAAATCAAAAAAGCGACGGCCAGTTTTAATCGGGCGCTCAGACTGGATGGTAAAAATATCGAGACGGTTCTGGCCCTGGCGCGTCTGTATCTGCGTGAACGCCGGCCGGAAGCGGCACTGCGGACCCTGGATCAGGCGATTGAGTACAGTCCTGAAGATCCGCGTCTGCATTGGTACCGGATTCAGGCCCTGCAAAAACTGGATGACCCCCTGCGGGTGACCAATCATCTGTTGTTTATGAAGGCCCGTTATCCTCGCAACCGGGCGCTGATGGGCATGCTGGTTGGGCAGTTTTACGCCCGCGGCTACTGGCGGGAAGCCCTGGAAACCTGGCAGGAAATCAGCAAGGAAGAAGCCAAGGGCAGCGAGGAAAAACAAACAGCGCTTTCCGGAATCGCCAACTGCGCCTATGAACTGGCCCGGAGTCAATGGCTGGCCCGCCTTCCGGAGGAGGCCGCCGCCACGTTGAAGATTGTTTTCGAGCAGGATCGCGATCATCTCGCCGCCTACCTGCTCAAGGCGGAGATGGAGAGCAAGAAGGGCGAGGCTCTGAATGTTTTGAAGAGCGGCTTTCGCCGCAAGCCAAATGCCGTTTTTCTCCTTGAGTGTGAACGCTTGCAGCTTGAGGATGATCTCGAAAACAGTACGGAAAAAATTTTGAAGTTCTACCGCAAGGTTCTATCCCGCAATCCTGAGTACCGACCCGCACGCTGGCTCTATGCCCGTTTCTGTCTTGAACATCAGAAATACGACGAAGCCGAGGTCGCGGCCAAGAGATTGCGCGAAAGCGGTTTTACCGGCCCTCTGCTTGAAGTGCTGCTGGGCGAACTGGCCTGCCGCAGGGAACATCGTCTGCACGAGGCCGTGGATCATTTCAAAAAGGCGCTGGGCTGCGTCGAGCGCCTGCAGCCGGTTTTCGGTTGTGAGGTCTGTGGCCGTCTGTCGCCGGACTGGAAATACCGTTGTCCGCATTGCGGCACCTATAACAGTTATGACCTTTCGGAAAGGATCTGCTCCTTTGGCTGAACAACCTGTTGCCTTGATTATTCTGGATGGTTGGGGTCTGGCCCCGGCCGGACCCGGAAATGCCATCAGTCAGGCCTCGACCCCGGTGTTTGATCGCCTGCTTAACGAATGTCCGTGGACGACGCTGGGGGCCAGCGGTCTGGATGTCGGTCTGCCGGCCGGTCAGATGGGAAATTCCGAGGTCGGCCATACCAATATCGGAGCCGGTCGGATTGTCTATCAGGAACTGACTCGTATCGGTCTCGCGCTGGCGAATGGTTCGCTGGCCGGCAATGAGGCCTTGCAGCGTGCTTTTCTGGCGGCGGCCGCAAACGGCCGGGCTTTGCATCTGCTGGGGCTTCTGTCGACCGGCGGGGTGCACAGTCATCAGGATCATCTGGAGGCCCTGTTGCGCCTGGCGGCGGAGCGCGGCCTGCAACGGATTTATGTCCATGTTTTTCTGGATGGTCGCGACACGCCGCCGGACAGTGGGCTGAGCTATGTCAGACGCCTGGAGCTTTTTCTGGAAAAACTCGGGGTCGGGCGTATCGCCAGTGTCGGCGGGCGCTTTTATGGCATGGATCGGGACCGGCGTTGGGAGCGAGTCGAACGTCACTGGCGGACACTGGTTCTGGGTCAGGGCGAGCGTTTCCACAAGGCTTCCGCCGGGGTCGAAGCCTCATATGCCGCCGGGGTTATGGATGAATTTGTCGAGCCTTTTCCGGTGCTGGGTGCAGATTCGGAACCGGCTCTGTTGCAAACCGGAGACGGTGTGATTTTCTTCAATTTCCGGGGCGACCGGGCCCGGGAGATCACCATGGCCCTGACCAGGGATGAGTTTGCGGATTTCGCACGGCCTGTTTATCCCCGTCTGGGAGCCTATGTCTGCCTGACCGAATATGACGCCGAATTCGGTTTGCCGGTGGTTTTTCCTCCGGTGGATCTGGTCGATGTGCTCGGGCAGGTGATCGCCGATCAAGGGCTGCGCCAGCTGCGGATCGCCGAGACCGAAAAATATGCGCATGTCACCTTTTTCTTTAACGGTGGTCGCGAAGCGCCGTTTCCCGGAGAGGAGCGCTGTCTGGTGCCATCACCGCGTGAGGTCAGAACCTATGATCTCAAGCCGGAGATGAGCGCCATGACCATCGCCTCCGAGCTTTGCCGCCTGCTGGATAAACAGGTTTACGATCTGATCGTGCTTAATTTCGCCAACTGCGACATGGTTGGCCATACCGGCATTATCAAAGCCGCGGTCAAAGCCTGTGAAGCGGTGGATCAGGCTCTGGGGCTGATCCTGGAAAAATTCACCAAACTCGGTATCTCCGCCCTGATCACCGCCGATCATGGTAACGCCGAGGTCATGCTGGATGCCACGGGACGGCCGGTGACGGCTCATTCCCTGAGTCCGGTGCCGTTGATTCTGTTTGCTCCGGATGATCACGGTCGCTTGCGTTCGGGTGGGGTTCTGGCCGATATCGCTCCCACCCTGCTGCAGGTCATGGGCCTGGATAAACCGGCCGCCATGACCGGTTCCAGTCTTCTGTCCGGAGACTGAATTGTCTCTTTTCGGCGCCGGTCTGCTGGATCTTCTTTTTCCCCGGCGCTGTCTTTCTTGTTTGGTTTTTCTTGACCATCCCCTGAGCCGCCCGCGGGCCGCGCCCGCTCTGGAAAATTTTCTCTGTCCGGCCTGTCGGGAGCAGCTTCCGCCGGTTTTTGTGCCCCGAATAGAAAATTTTTCCAGCGCCCTCGATCAGGTTTTTTCTCTTTACCCTTATACCGGTCTTCTGGAGAAGCTTATTCCGGCCTGGAAATACCAAGGTCGGGCGGAATTCTTTCCGCTGGTTGAGATTCTTCTGGCCCGGGTTCTGGAGATTGCGTCAATCAGACAGACGAAGATTGATCTTTTCACCTCAGTTCCGCTCTCGCCCCGTTCTTTCCGCCGCCGGGGCTTCAATCAGGCCCATTTTATCGCGGCCGGAACGGCCCGACTGCTGGCCGGCGGCAGGGCCCGGCCCTTGTTACGTAAGGTCGTGGAAACTCCGCAACAGGTTTCCCTCGACCGGATTGCCCGGCGGCAAAACCTGCAAGCCGACAGTTTTCAGGTCTGCCGTCCGGCCGCGATCGCGGGCCGCCGGATTCTGCTTTGTGATGATGTCATGACCACCGGCTCGACCCTGAACGCCGCCGCGTTGGCCTTGCGGGCCGGCGGGGCGGTCTCGGTCTCGGCTCTGACCCTGGCCCGGGTGGTGTCGGACAGAAAGAAAGTGCGGTAGAAGGTTTACGCGCCGGAAACGTAACGGCTCCGTCACGGAAACCTTCTGCTATACGGTTGACAAAGTGAGCGCTGGCGGTAAAATCATACTTTCTTCCGATTGTGAAAGTTTGTCCCGGCGGCTATGCTGTAAATGAATGCGGGTAAAGAGAGGTCGGGTAAGAGGAGGAGGTTATGTTTAAATCACTTAAAAAAACCGGTTGGCTGGTGGCCGTGGTTCTGCTGGCGGGAGCTTTTTACGGTGCCGGTTCGGTGTTGGCCTATAATTACGACTTCACGGGTAGGGTGCTGTACGATAGCCGGAAGAACAGTAATTCCTTTGCGCCCGGTTTCAATGATTCTTTTCAAGCGGTGCTCACGGATGGAAGCCTGACGTTTACCAGCCCGACGGCGGGAACGGAGTATGGTGATTTCGGCAGCTTGGTTCAGGGTTATTTCACCCAGGGTGGGACTGATGTTTTTTTTGCCTACAGTCAGGTTGAGGCTGCGACTTCACGGATGGGGCTGATCTGGTGGTCCGCACCCCGTAATTTCTCGATAAACAACAATTTCTTTACTTCCGTCTACGGTTTGGCCTTTTATCTGGAAGGCCCCCTGCAATACACCCCGGCCCAGTTGATTGCCATGCGGCTGCAGG includes:
- a CDS encoding 23S rRNA (pseudouridine(1915)-N(3))-methyltransferase RlmH, with translation MRLLLLLAGKTRHAAYQQEMAEYQRRLNRYLPCEIREFKEEKPGRSETPAAYRRRQAPRLLEEFRKPAGLKLLLDERGPRRDSLEFSAFLEQALAGGQQQLVFFCGGPFGYDPSLRREADYLISLSPLTFPHELARLLLCEQLYRALTIIRNEPYHY
- a CDS encoding glutamate-5-semialdehyde dehydrogenase, which codes for MDLAQAIKQLARQTKAAARVLASASTVEKDKALRAMARALRAQKAFLQEQNQLDLEGARAHGLSPAMLDRLTLSDPVIEGMAVGLEEVAAFPDPVGEIVRMWRRPNQLLVGKMRIPLGVVGMIYESRPNVTADATGLCLKSGNGVILRGGSEAFNSNLAVLRVLHEALRGTAIPPEAIQVVPFVERQAINHLLECEEEIDLIIPRGGEGLIRFVVEHSRIPVIKHYKGVCHIYVDAGADLEMARKIVVNAKVQRPGVCNAAETILVHKEVAAAFLPLMVADLKAEQVEIRGCPKTLALVSDLVPAEEADWGAEYLALVVAVRVVDDFEEALAHIAVYASDHTETIITSDYQRSQEFLRRVNSSVVMINASTRFSDGGQMGLGAEIGISTTRLHAYGPMGLEGLTTTKYIIYGSGQIRE
- the nadD gene encoding nicotinate (nicotinamide) nucleotide adenylyltransferase, with the translated sequence MAAVKSENKRIGIFGGTYNPVHHGHLRAAEEVRQAFVLDKVYLVPSGRPPHKIDAGVASAEERLAMVRRARRGNPFLACSAFECRRGETSYSVATIEYFQRRFPAAELFFIIGWDAWNEIGTWYAFPGFFAQANFVVISRQGRQPWLEAGRDALFPFALENEFCYEKESTYRHVSGRGLYFMEVTRLDISSSLVRGEAAAGRSLRYLVPAAVASYILKNRIYFDD
- a CDS encoding ComF family protein, whose protein sequence is MSLFGAGLLDLLFPRRCLSCLVFLDHPLSRPRAAPALENFLCPACREQLPPVFVPRIENFSSALDQVFSLYPYTGLLEKLIPAWKYQGRAEFFPLVEILLARVLEIASIRQTKIDLFTSVPLSPRSFRRRGFNQAHFIAAGTARLLAGGRARPLLRKVVETPQQVSLDRIARRQNLQADSFQVCRPAAIAGRRILLCDDVMTTGSTLNAAALALRAGGAVSVSALTLARVVSDRKKVR
- the rsfS gene encoding ribosome silencing factor; its protein translation is MTDERGGAFSGGDDKISLIRRFLEEKKAEDLVVLNLKRLSSVTDTLVIAGGSSDRQVQAISEHLAQEMKKLGYHLLGNEGLQGGRWALLDYGDVIVHVFYNELRRHYDLEGLWRDAPVIVDQRREEVRP
- a CDS encoding tetratricopeptide repeat protein — its product is MIYRIILFGGLLVLLGAAYLIYLNPTETSIALTHGFSIDGTMPFFLLLAIVAGAFASGIFFSLLAVRRQISIFFLARRLRRIENARQALLEGVEAGFKGEIKKATASFNRALRLDGKNIETVLALARLYLRERRPEAALRTLDQAIEYSPEDPRLHWYRIQALQKLDDPLRVTNHLLFMKARYPRNRALMGMLVGQFYARGYWREALETWQEISKEEAKGSEEKQTALSGIANCAYELARSQWLARLPEEAAATLKIVFEQDRDHLAAYLLKAEMESKKGEALNVLKSGFRRKPNAVFLLECERLQLEDDLENSTEKILKFYRKVLSRNPEYRPARWLYARFCLEHQKYDEAEVAAKRLRESGFTGPLLEVLLGELACRREHRLHEAVDHFKKALGCVERLQPVFGCEVCGRLSPDWKYRCPHCGTYNSYDLSERICSFG
- a CDS encoding 2,3-bisphosphoglycerate-independent phosphoglycerate mutase; protein product: MTFRKGSAPLAEQPVALIILDGWGLAPAGPGNAISQASTPVFDRLLNECPWTTLGASGLDVGLPAGQMGNSEVGHTNIGAGRIVYQELTRIGLALANGSLAGNEALQRAFLAAAANGRALHLLGLLSTGGVHSHQDHLEALLRLAAERGLQRIYVHVFLDGRDTPPDSGLSYVRRLELFLEKLGVGRIASVGGRFYGMDRDRRWERVERHWRTLVLGQGERFHKASAGVEASYAAGVMDEFVEPFPVLGADSEPALLQTGDGVIFFNFRGDRAREITMALTRDEFADFARPVYPRLGAYVCLTEYDAEFGLPVVFPPVDLVDVLGQVIADQGLRQLRIAETEKYAHVTFFFNGGREAPFPGEERCLVPSPREVRTYDLKPEMSAMTIASELCRLLDKQVYDLIVLNFANCDMVGHTGIIKAAVKACEAVDQALGLILEKFTKLGISALITADHGNAEVMLDATGRPVTAHSLSPVPLILFAPDDHGRLRSGGVLADIAPTLLQVMGLDKPAAMTGSSLLSGD